One genomic window of bacterium includes the following:
- a CDS encoding DUF3795 domain-containing protein: MEKMIGFCGIVCTECPAFLATQKDDDNERKRVAEMWSKQYNMDIPPEHINCDGCLSESERLFCHCKVCEVRKCGQEKSLKNCAYCNEYACEKLNKFFEMAPEAKTTLEEIRKSL; this comes from the coding sequence ATGGAGAAAATGATTGGGTTTTGTGGAATAGTCTGCACTGAATGCCCTGCATTTTTAGCAACCCAAAAGGATGACGACAACGAAAGAAAGAGAGTTGCTGAGATGTGGTCTAAACAGTACAATATGGACATCCCACCAGAACATATTAATTGTGATGGATGTTTGTCAGAAAGCGAAAGACTGTTTTGTCACTGCAAAGTTTGTGAAGTAAGAAAATGTGGACAAGAGAAAAGTCTCAAAAATTGTGCCTATTGTAACGAATACGCTTGCGAGAAACTCAACAAGTTTTTCGAGATGGCACCGGAGGCTAAAACTACTCTTGAAGAAATCAGGAAAAGTCTGTGA